TGGACACAGGTATTCACGCCAAGAAATGGACCCGCGAACAGGGCATTGCCTATTACAAAGAAAACACACCCAACGCCGAGTCAGATGCCGTCAAAATGGTTGAACGTCATATCGTGATGCCTTCGCAGGCAACGGCCTACAAGGTGGGTATGAATCGAATTTTAGATCTGCGTGCCTATGCCCAGAAGTCTCTGGGAGACGCGTTTGATATCCGCGAATTCCATACTCTACTGCTGAAAAATGGCCCACTACCATTGGATGTACTCGAGACCAAGGTGCAGGAATGGGTAAAAGACAGCAAACAGCAAGCCGCCAAGCTGTAATGCACTGAAAAATAAAGGAACGAAAAAAAGCCACAACCTCAGGGTTGTGGCTTTTTTTCTTGGGGCTTTCCCCAATTGGCTGCCTATACACCGCACTTGTTAATTTAATGGCGGTTTATGTAGGGTACAGGGCATCCGAAATTTTGTTTCATCCAAAAAAATCACCCCGGTACTGAGTCCGGGGTAAACCAAAAAACTAGGATGATGGTTTCAAGGCCGGACCGGTTTTAATAATAAACTCTGCCGGCATTGTCTTGAGACTTGCTCTTCGCGGACCTGCGCATCAACAGCGGAAGGGGTCATTTCCCCCGTCAACACGGACTCAGATCATCTCAATCCAATTGATGACCATTGTATGAATTTAAGAACAGACTTCAAGCAAGCTTAGAAAAAGTGCTTAAGCGAATACTAAAAAACCGGCTCTGAAAGCCGGCTTTAGGGAATACTCAAATTATTGATTATTAACCAAATAATTCACAATAAAATACCGAGGTCACACTATTATCTATTATTGCGAACAATGAATTTTAAAATTATCGCCGTTCGTCATACAGTGACTGATAAGGCGCATCCCAGTATGGCGGTGTACCTATGTGATTTTTTATGAAGTCGATGAATGAACTTACCTTGGGTGCCAGATGTTTACGGCGGGGATAAACTGCCTGCAATGGCAGGTGATGGGTCAGCTGCCAATCACGCAGCAGAGGCACCAGGGTGCCCTTGTTGATTTCATCTTCCATCAGATAACTGGCGAGATACACAACGCCGAGCCCGCTGACAGCTGCCGACTTGAGCGCCGGTGCATTGTCTACCCGGAAATTACCCGAAACGCCTATTTCACAGTAATCATCGCCACGTTTGAATTGCCATACACTGTGTTCATGCCACTCACCGTGATACACGAGACAATTATGATCAACCAACTGCTCGGGGCGGCTTGGCTCACCATGGCGGGCAATGTACTCGGGAGAGGCCACCAGCAGGAACTGACACTTCATTAAAGGTCTGGCAACCATACCAAGAGGCAATTGCTCAGACATGGTCAGCAACAGATCCAGGCCTTCGCTAACCACATCCACTTTGTGGTCCAGCAGACTCACCTGCAGCTCAAGCTCTGGGTGTCTTGCCATAAACTCAGGCAAGGCCGGAATAATGTGCATGGTACCGAAGGATTGGGAGATACCGACTTTCAAGACCCCACGGGTAGCATCATTGAGGTTATGAACGCTGGCGACTGCCTGATCGGCATCGCGCAGCAACTCTTCACCCTGTACATACAGCAGATGTCCGGCCTCGGTCAGGCTCAAACTGCGGGTAGTACGCTGAATAAGCTGAACCCCCAGTTTATGTTCCAAATCGGCCACCTGGGTACTCACCTTGGATTTGGAAATCCCGAGTTTTCTTGCCGCGGCGCTGAAACTGCCGGCTCTGGCTACATGGGTAAAAATAGCAATGGGTTCTAACAGTTCTAACATGAAGGTGGCCTTAAGCTAAGTTCAGCCTGTCCTCGCCAAGGGAGGAAAACGGGACAAACCAATGATAATCAATCAGATATACCAAAAAAGCACGTTAGGGTAGAGTCAGGAAGCCAGTTTGAGTCTGGTTTTTTGTTATTTTTTAGCAGTATAACAAAAATCGCCGCCGAGTCTCCAGTTTCGGCTTAATGTGGCTGGTCATTAAACGGCAAAAAAAGGGCCCCAGGGATGGGGCCAAACGTTCAAGGAAGAACCAAAGGGATGTCAAATTGGGTATCGCATGGGTTACCTTGAGAGAGTCAAGGGCAAGCCCGGGTGTAACTTACTCGCGAAGCTGAGCTTCTTTACGGTCAGAAATCTCAAGTTCTGACAGTGCAGGCACCTTGGTGCGAAGTTCAGACTCCAGTGCCAGTAAGGTTTCAAACTGGTCACATACTTTGGTGGCGCGCGCTTCAAGGGTCTTTGACTGACTTTCCATTTCACGCTCAATCTGTTCGCCCATGGCTTCCATTTTCTTGCCAAAGGCATCCATCTTGGCTTCAAAGCTATCACCTTCGGACGACAGGATTTCGGTACCGAGTTTAATCATCAGAGTGCCAACAGAGTCCTGCACCAGATTTTCAATTTCACGCTCGAACTCCTTGTCGAACACTTCATCGATAGAGCCGTCGGTCACGCCCACGTAGTAGCTGTCGCCATCTTTGTGCATGACTTCACCGAGTCGCTCATTCACATTGTCCATCAGCTCTGCCACGCGGGCGCTGGTCTCATCGCCCAGCAGCGGAGTGAGGGCTGTATTTACTGCTGTGCTGGCGAGGGTGATGGCATCGGTTACCAAGGCTACAAATTCAGGCACCTGGTTTGCCAGTGAGTCGGCATAGTTGTCCACAAGGGCACGCTGCTCGGCATTGAGCTTGACTTCCTTTCCGTCCACAAAGAGTTTGCCCGGCTCGAAGCGATAAAACTCATCACCCTTCTGGCTCAGCACCAGCTTTTTCGGCTCGACAGAAATGTCGTAGTTGAGGTTAACGTCACAGTTGTCGGTACTGATCCCCTGCGCTTTCGCAGGAACAGCTACAGTCACGCCAATCAGAGTGGCCAGGGCTACACCGGTGATAAGGTTTTTGGTTTTCATCGCATCTATCCTTGCGTCTTGATTTATATTTTTTGATATAGCGAAGGATGTGCCAACTTTATTAAGTCATTAATTTAAAACAACATAACATCCATTACTGGATATGGTGGGCGCTTTATCTGGAGAACACCAGGCAGGAAAGTGAGAGATATCACCAAAAAGTGAAGCTTTTCACCAATTGATGTTAGCCAAGATTGAAAATGCGGCAGATAAGTTGCCGAAATAAGGAAATGGCCTTCCTCAAATCAGAAAGGCCACGGGGGTAGAGCAAATTAAAAAGACAGCACGATCAGAAGATTGAACGGCCAAGTTCCTGTGCCAACAGCTCAAGCAGACGGGTACCCGCCAAGCTGTTACCACTGGCATCGAGGGCCGGCGACCACACACATACCGACATGTCGCCGGGGATCACCGCAATAATTCCGCCACCCACACCGCTTTTACCCGGCATACCCACGCGGTAGGCAAACTCCCCTGCCCCATCATAGAGCCCTGATGTGGCAAGCAGCGCATTCAGGCGCCGGGTTTGGGTGGGCGATACCACCTCATTGCCATCCAGGCTAACGCCCTGGTTGGCCAGATACACCATGGCGCGGGAGAGATCGGCACAGCTCATGGAGAGTGAGCAGTAATGGAAATAGCTTCGGAGCACCTTGTCC
This portion of the Shewanella amazonensis SB2B genome encodes:
- a CDS encoding LysR family transcriptional regulator, producing the protein MLELLEPIAIFTHVARAGSFSAAARKLGISKSKVSTQVADLEHKLGVQLIQRTTRSLSLTEAGHLLYVQGEELLRDADQAVASVHNLNDATRGVLKVGISQSFGTMHIIPALPEFMARHPELELQVSLLDHKVDVVSEGLDLLLTMSEQLPLGMVARPLMKCQFLLVASPEYIARHGEPSRPEQLVDHNCLVYHGEWHEHSVWQFKRGDDYCEIGVSGNFRVDNAPALKSAAVSGLGVVYLASYLMEDEINKGTLVPLLRDWQLTHHLPLQAVYPRRKHLAPKVSSFIDFIKNHIGTPPYWDAPYQSLYDERR
- a CDS encoding YggN family protein, whose translation is MKTKNLITGVALATLIGVTVAVPAKAQGISTDNCDVNLNYDISVEPKKLVLSQKGDEFYRFEPGKLFVDGKEVKLNAEQRALVDNYADSLANQVPEFVALVTDAITLASTAVNTALTPLLGDETSARVAELMDNVNERLGEVMHKDGDSYYVGVTDGSIDEVFDKEFEREIENLVQDSVGTLMIKLGTEILSSEGDSFEAKMDAFGKKMEAMGEQIEREMESQSKTLEARATKVCDQFETLLALESELRTKVPALSELEISDRKEAQLRE